In Paenibacillus phoenicis, one genomic interval encodes:
- a CDS encoding glycoside hydrolase family 36 protein gives MNQIELRENGLHLVLEVTDEQDVRLLHFGANALNEAVIQKEQKPGFRLMELQLTGEDRAEYHGRTHRASYPGLRMVYAGHTKGRNELGRKLEIALRDPKTGLQAVQHIQFYDGVQTVRAWAELYNAGPEAVGIEYISSFALTGLDKEGSQDRDEKMWLSIPHTGWQSELQWRTYKLPELGLSHLTDRSSKRISCSNTGSWSAAEHIPMAVLENREAGSVLFWQIEHNGSWHWEIFDQVDQLTLLLSGPTEHDNHWWKSLQPGERFISVPVAVGAANGGFEEAIGQLTAYRRRIRRPNADNRELRIIFNDYMNCLWGSPTTAKLLPLIDAAAEAGCEYFCIDAGWYAPGEWWDGVGEWLPSSERFPEGIKYVLDYIRSKGMVPGLWLELEVMGINSPKLADTDDSWFFIRHGKRVMDRSRYQLDYRNPKVVAHADEVIRRLVEDYGVGYIKMDYNINAGIGTETAADSFGDGLLQHNRAYLAWLDRIFERYPELVIENCSSGGMRMDYAMLSRYSIQSTSDQENYVNYAAIAAASPSALTPEQSAIWSYPLREGDDEEVVFNMVNALLLRVHQSGHLAELSPRRRELVKQALDYYKTIRADIPESLPFWPLGLPKQQDDWISLGLRRPDSDTVYLAVWRTRGEASSQALPLPALQGEALDIRCAYPQDLVCAWNWDAAAGQLTVTLPSAPSARLFEIRRKR, from the coding sequence ATGAATCAAATCGAGCTTCGGGAAAACGGCTTACATCTCGTATTGGAAGTCACCGACGAGCAGGATGTGCGGCTGCTTCATTTTGGGGCAAACGCGCTGAATGAAGCGGTGATCCAGAAGGAGCAGAAACCGGGCTTCCGCCTGATGGAGCTGCAATTAACTGGAGAGGACCGGGCTGAGTATCACGGACGAACCCACCGGGCATCGTACCCGGGACTACGGATGGTGTATGCCGGCCATACCAAAGGACGCAACGAGTTGGGGAGGAAGCTGGAAATTGCGCTGCGCGACCCGAAGACCGGGCTGCAGGCGGTGCAGCACATCCAATTTTACGACGGGGTGCAGACGGTCCGGGCTTGGGCAGAACTGTACAATGCCGGGCCGGAAGCAGTAGGTATAGAGTACATTTCTTCCTTTGCATTGACCGGTTTGGATAAGGAAGGCAGTCAGGATCGGGACGAAAAAATGTGGCTGTCCATCCCCCACACCGGATGGCAAAGCGAGCTGCAGTGGCGCACTTACAAATTGCCTGAGCTCGGCTTATCCCATTTGACGGACCGCAGCTCCAAGCGGATCTCCTGCAGCAATACGGGTTCCTGGTCGGCGGCCGAGCATATCCCGATGGCTGTCCTGGAGAACCGGGAGGCGGGGAGCGTCTTGTTCTGGCAAATCGAGCATAACGGCTCTTGGCACTGGGAGATCTTCGACCAGGTGGACCAACTGACCTTGCTCCTCAGCGGTCCGACCGAGCACGATAACCATTGGTGGAAATCGCTTCAGCCTGGCGAGCGGTTTATCAGCGTACCGGTTGCCGTTGGCGCGGCCAATGGCGGCTTTGAGGAAGCGATCGGCCAGCTGACCGCTTACCGGCGCCGGATTCGCCGGCCAAACGCGGATAACCGGGAGCTGCGGATTATTTTCAACGATTATATGAATTGCCTTTGGGGTTCACCCACGACGGCGAAGCTGCTGCCATTGATCGATGCCGCCGCCGAAGCGGGCTGCGAATACTTCTGCATCGATGCCGGCTGGTACGCTCCGGGTGAGTGGTGGGACGGCGTGGGAGAATGGCTGCCGTCTTCAGAACGGTTCCCGGAAGGGATCAAGTACGTGTTGGATTATATCCGGAGCAAAGGAATGGTGCCGGGATTATGGCTTGAGCTGGAGGTTATGGGCATCAACAGTCCGAAGCTGGCTGACACGGACGACAGCTGGTTCTTCATCCGGCACGGCAAACGGGTGATGGACCGCAGCCGATACCAGCTGGATTACCGCAACCCGAAGGTGGTGGCCCACGCCGATGAGGTCATTCGCCGCTTGGTGGAGGACTATGGTGTCGGCTATATCAAAATGGACTACAACATCAACGCCGGAATCGGGACGGAAACAGCGGCAGACAGCTTCGGCGACGGACTGCTGCAGCATAACCGCGCGTACTTGGCTTGGCTGGATCGGATTTTCGAACGCTATCCGGAGCTCGTCATCGAGAACTGCTCCAGCGGGGGGATGCGGATGGATTACGCGATGTTAAGTCGTTACAGCATCCAATCGACCAGCGACCAGGAGAATTACGTGAACTATGCGGCCATCGCCGCTGCATCCCCGTCTGCGCTGACGCCGGAGCAATCCGCCATCTGGTCGTATCCGCTGCGGGAAGGCGACGATGAAGAGGTCGTCTTCAACATGGTGAATGCGCTGCTGCTGCGTGTGCATCAGAGCGGTCATCTGGCAGAGTTAAGCCCGCGGCGCCGGGAGCTGGTGAAGCAGGCGCTGGACTATTACAAGACGATTCGCGCGGACATTCCAGAGTCGTTGCCGTTCTGGCCGCTGGGGCTGCCCAAGCAGCAGGACGACTGGATCAGCCTGGGCCTGCGCCGGCCGGACAGCGATACGGTATATCTGGCCGTATGGCGTACGCGCGGGGAAGCCTCGTCTCAAGCCTTGCCGCTTCCAGCGCTGCAAGGGGAGGCGCTGGACATCCGCTGTGCCTATCCGCAGGACTTGGTTTGCGCGTGGAACTGGGATGCCGCTGCGGGTCAGCTGACGGTCACCTTGCCTTCCGCACCGTCTGCCCGATTGTTCGAAATCCGCCGTAAACGGTAG
- a CDS encoding SRPBCC family protein, with amino-acid sequence MEQNNTGKLPDIRHTILLNAPISRVWEAVATSEGIAAWFMPNSFQPVLGYEFVLHAGPFGDSPCKVTELEPPHRLSFNWGKDWTVTFELEEKGEQTEFTLIHGGWTVDQVTEFGEAHELVRGRMDQGWTGIVVKLAEYVQG; translated from the coding sequence ATGGAACAAAACAATACGGGCAAGCTGCCGGATATCCGGCACACGATCCTGCTCAATGCACCCATCTCGCGGGTATGGGAGGCTGTAGCTACGTCGGAGGGGATTGCCGCCTGGTTTATGCCAAACAGCTTCCAGCCGGTATTAGGGTATGAGTTTGTCCTGCATGCCGGCCCGTTCGGAGACTCCCCGTGCAAGGTGACGGAATTGGAGCCGCCGCACCGGTTATCGTTTAATTGGGGCAAGGATTGGACGGTGACCTTCGAGCTGGAGGAAAAAGGGGAGCAAACTGAATTTACATTGATTCACGGCGGGTGGACCGTCGACCAAGTTACCGAATTCGGCGAGGCGCACGAGCTGGTTCGCGGCCGCATGGATCAAGGCTGGACCGGTATCGTCGTCAAGCTGGCCGAATACGTACAGGGGTAA
- a CDS encoding ABC transporter substrate-binding protein, with amino-acid sequence MKKKILALSFSLVLIMGLLSACGGNNNAANNGASNTGAGNGAATDDSKPVTINMFTASPEYTDAFNAYIEEYKKVKPNVTINLEIMQADYNTVLKSRIAAGSTPDVFQTTAGGDIDTFAEYSADLTDQPLAAAMTDAVRANMTSSDGKVLGLPVKGNLFSLIYNKQLLNEAGVMTFPKTTAELDDAIAKLEAKGITPFANAYKEWWVWKHIFQHFVNAAAQDAGVTSQDLVKSFIAGDAKIKDYPALYDSFFNFIDTTVKHGTDKPLERDSNAQVSDFASGKAAIMTGKGAWDEEAIKKINPDIQIGIAGYPVSDKADQSMIITGADQALRINKDSAVVNETIEFFNWLYTSDYGKSWFSTIAKVIPPIKDAPLPELDMPKQMNEILKSEPSGDLAINYSLDTFHQKFGEIMQAYIGGSKTKDQAVTEIEQAWVQLGSAE; translated from the coding sequence ATGAAGAAAAAGATTCTGGCCTTATCGTTCAGCCTGGTGTTGATCATGGGCCTGTTGTCCGCATGCGGAGGCAACAATAACGCGGCGAATAACGGGGCAAGCAACACAGGTGCCGGTAATGGCGCGGCGACGGATGATTCCAAACCCGTAACCATCAATATGTTCACGGCTTCTCCGGAATATACCGACGCGTTTAACGCCTACATTGAGGAATATAAGAAAGTGAAGCCAAACGTGACGATTAACCTGGAAATCATGCAGGCGGACTACAACACCGTATTAAAATCCAGAATCGCAGCGGGAAGCACGCCTGACGTATTCCAAACTACGGCGGGTGGGGATATCGACACCTTTGCTGAGTACAGTGCGGATTTGACGGATCAACCGCTGGCTGCGGCCATGACGGATGCGGTACGCGCCAATATGACTTCCTCCGACGGTAAAGTGCTTGGCTTGCCGGTTAAAGGGAACTTATTCTCCTTAATCTATAACAAGCAGCTGTTGAATGAAGCTGGCGTGATGACATTCCCGAAAACGACAGCGGAGTTGGACGACGCCATCGCTAAACTGGAAGCCAAAGGCATTACGCCGTTTGCGAATGCGTATAAAGAATGGTGGGTATGGAAACACATCTTCCAACATTTCGTGAACGCTGCCGCTCAAGACGCTGGCGTAACGTCGCAAGATCTGGTGAAGAGCTTTATTGCCGGTGATGCGAAAATCAAGGATTATCCGGCGCTGTACGACAGCTTCTTTAACTTCATCGATACGACAGTGAAGCATGGCACCGACAAACCGCTGGAACGCGACAGCAATGCGCAAGTCAGCGACTTTGCATCCGGCAAAGCGGCGATCATGACAGGGAAAGGTGCATGGGACGAAGAAGCGATCAAGAAAATTAACCCAGACATTCAAATCGGCATTGCCGGCTATCCGGTCAGCGACAAAGCAGATCAATCGATGATCATCACCGGTGCGGACCAAGCTCTGCGCATCAATAAAGACTCTGCGGTCGTCAACGAAACGATCGAGTTCTTTAACTGGCTGTATACTTCCGACTACGGCAAGAGCTGGTTCTCCACGATTGCGAAGGTTATTCCTCCAATCAAGGACGCTCCGCTTCCAGAACTGGATATGCCGAAGCAAATGAACGAAATTCTGAAGTCTGAGCCATCGGGTGACCTTGCGATCAACTATTCGCTGGATACGTTCCATCAAAAATTCGGAGAAATCATGCAAGCTTACATCGGCGGCAGCAAAACAAAAGATCAAGCTGTGACCGAAATCGAGCAAGCATGGGTACAACTGGGTTCGGCGGAATAA
- a CDS encoding response regulator transcription factor, translating into MYKVLIIDDEEPLREAIRILGNWQELEVDEIREATDGKMGLAMLEQYKPDIVMVDMKMPELNGVDFLRIVEEKYPELLTIVISGYDDFEYTRQAIHAKVVDYLLKPVNRQDLNQALRKAVDVLNAKRERQKESITRNIAFNMSLPKLKEKIYFSIIERSFKKQSSQAFLSLIGADEPDHRFGALVLRILNMEAVQDSRFHRDRELLHFAVANVINEIVVDNLQCFSFANPKQEREVIAVYTVKGGYPQEIAFRAGELMRKIVSTLSDLFGMLAAGGIGRYCEDVLNLAESYDEAVAGIQSIDLLKLKGTAVIGEADKAANKETFSFSNRMPILRGALEAGNVNHAKSVMAEFTKSIKAAGFFSIGAADRLLREIVVLMNDTASELGVPADKLPSPGVDRSLQALGICTDVATFDQFEALLLHLTEYYHEQVRRSMAAGRPFSVEVIKEYIDHHYFEDIKISMFTERFFLSREYLMKLFKQQYGCGIHEYVQKVRMDKAKELLDDSSLKIQEISEMLGYKDKNYFSKAFRNYYALSPSEYRQQQEEERGKK; encoded by the coding sequence ATGTATAAAGTATTGATTATCGACGATGAGGAACCGCTTCGCGAAGCGATTCGGATTTTAGGGAATTGGCAGGAACTTGAGGTGGATGAAATCCGGGAAGCAACGGACGGCAAGATGGGACTCGCCATGCTGGAACAATACAAGCCGGATATCGTTATGGTGGATATGAAAATGCCGGAGCTGAACGGGGTCGACTTCCTGCGGATTGTAGAGGAGAAGTATCCCGAGCTGCTGACCATTGTGATCAGCGGGTATGACGACTTTGAATACACCCGTCAGGCGATTCATGCCAAAGTGGTCGATTATTTGCTGAAGCCGGTCAATCGTCAGGATTTGAATCAGGCGCTGCGCAAGGCGGTAGATGTGCTGAATGCCAAACGCGAGCGACAGAAGGAATCGATCACTCGAAACATTGCGTTTAATATGTCGCTCCCGAAATTAAAGGAGAAAATCTACTTTTCCATTATTGAACGGAGCTTTAAGAAGCAGAGCAGCCAGGCGTTCCTCTCGTTAATTGGGGCGGATGAACCGGATCATCGATTTGGGGCGCTCGTCCTGCGAATCTTGAACATGGAAGCCGTGCAGGACAGCCGGTTCCATCGCGACCGGGAGCTGCTCCATTTCGCGGTGGCCAATGTGATTAATGAGATCGTGGTGGACAATCTGCAGTGCTTCAGCTTTGCCAATCCGAAGCAGGAGCGGGAAGTGATCGCCGTCTACACGGTGAAGGGGGGCTACCCGCAAGAGATCGCTTTTCGTGCAGGGGAACTGATGCGGAAAATCGTTTCGACGTTAAGCGATCTGTTTGGCATGCTGGCAGCCGGAGGGATCGGCCGGTATTGCGAGGATGTGCTGAACCTGGCTGAATCGTATGATGAGGCCGTTGCCGGCATTCAGAGCATCGACCTGCTGAAGCTCAAAGGGACCGCCGTCATTGGAGAAGCGGACAAGGCAGCGAACAAGGAGACGTTCTCCTTCTCCAACCGGATGCCGATCTTGCGGGGAGCGTTAGAGGCAGGCAATGTAAACCATGCCAAATCGGTGATGGCCGAGTTTACCAAGAGCATCAAGGCCGCCGGCTTCTTCAGCATCGGCGCAGCCGATCGGTTGCTGCGGGAAATCGTCGTGCTGATGAATGACACGGCTTCGGAGCTGGGCGTTCCGGCGGACAAGCTTCCTTCCCCCGGCGTGGATCGTTCGTTGCAAGCGCTTGGAATCTGCACGGATGTGGCTACGTTTGATCAGTTCGAGGCCTTGCTGCTCCATCTAACCGAGTATTATCACGAGCAAGTCCGCCGCTCCATGGCCGCAGGCCGTCCATTCAGCGTCGAGGTGATCAAGGAATATATCGACCATCACTATTTTGAGGACATCAAAATCTCCATGTTCACGGAGAGATTTTTTTTGAGCCGCGAGTATTTGATGAAGCTGTTTAAGCAACAGTATGGCTGCGGCATCCATGAATATGTGCAGAAGGTCCGTATGGATAAGGCGAAAGAACTGCTTGACGATTCGTCACTCAAAATTCAGGAGATCTCGGAAATGCTGGGTTATAAGGATAAGAACTATTTCAGCAAGGCGTTCCGGAATTACTATGCTTTGTCACCGTCCGAATACCGCCAGCAGCAGGAGGAGGAAAGGGGCAAAAAGTGA